One region of Armigeres subalbatus isolate Guangzhou_Male chromosome 3, GZ_Asu_2, whole genome shotgun sequence genomic DNA includes:
- the LOC134220913 gene encoding uncharacterized protein LOC134220913, which translates to MFKPTSFSIVVLALTFGLVIASVEEEPPQQIEAKLEVVPDIAAFKAAHPELDVVPLNAVRNNRFQIVYTLGNRLSGDRLVATSQDYSSWTTLQDVALNLRYPQTGTGAVVSFVQIVVNQSSNRGRGYVVSGGVGQRYIQLVVEAYATSYFQYSAQIYGY; encoded by the exons ATGTTCAAACCAACTAGCTTCTCTATTGTGGTGCTCGCTTTGACCTTTGGTCTGGTCATTGCAAGCGTGGAAGAGGAACCACCACAACAGATCGAAGCCAAGCTGGAAGTTGTTCCGGACATTGCCGCCTTCAAAGCCGCTCATCCTGAGCTGGATGTTGTCCCGCTGAATGCAGTTCGAAACAATCGCTTTCAGATTGTGTACACCCTCGGAAATCGATTGTCAG GTGACCGATTGGTGGCCACAAGTCAGGACTACTCGTCGTGGACCACATTGCAGGATGTGGCATTGAATCTGCGCTATCCACAGACTGGAACCGGAGCAGTGGTTAGTTTTGTGCAAATAGTGGTGAATCAGAGTTCCAACCGGGGTCGCGGTTACGTTGTTTCCGGTGGAGTTGGCCAACGATATATCCAGCTGGTTGTCGAGGCGTACGCCACCAGCTACTTCCAATACAGTGCACAGATCTATGGATATTAG